ACCTTGAAAGAAATGCAAGAAGACTTACAAAGTAGTATTTCTTACGCAGGTGGTAGGGATTTAGGTGCATTACGCACAGTTGACTATGTGGTCATTCCAAGCATCTATAATGGAGATTAATACGGTATTGAAATTGAGGGCTGGAGAAAAACTTCAGCCCTTTTTTATTGCTTAATCAGCCTAATGATGAGCTTATTACCAGGAGTGATCGCTATTTTGTCAAAAGTACGCGGACCCTATTCTTCTGCTGCACTAGCAATGAGAGGCACATGAGAAGCTTTATCTTATTAAGGAGGAAAACCTTATGAAAACTGCAATTATTACTGATAGTACAGCGGCCTTACCGGAATCTTTAGCCAAACATCCAGATGTTTACCAAGTCTATTTACAAATTAATTTAGCTGATGGGTCGACGATGACCGACACCAGCGATAGAGACCAAGTGACTGCCTACTATCACAGTCTGGCAAGCATGAAAACTTTACCAAGAACCTCCCAGCCCAGCATGGGGGAAGTGGTCCAAGTGATGGATGACTTAGTAGCCAAGGGTTATGATGAGGTTTTAATCATGACTTTTCCTTCGGCCTTGAGTGGCACCTTTCAAAATTGTCAAAGCGTGGCCCAAGATTACCAAGACCGTCTATCCGTTTATTTGATGGACACTCGGCAAACCTCCATTCCCCTAGCCTACTTGGTTGAAGTCGCTTTAAACTTGATCGAGGCTGGGAATTTATCCCTAGCTGAGATTGTTGTCCTTTTGAACCACTTGGATGAGGCGATGGTGATCTATGTCATCGTTGGCAATCTCGATAATCTTGTCAAAGGGGGCCGAGCAAGTAAGGGAATGGCCCTCTTAGGCAATTTATTGAAGATATTTCCCATTGTCCGAATCGAACGCAATGGTGCCTTGGAAATGGTCGAAAAAGTTCGCACTCAAAAGAAGGCCCTCAAACGGATGGAAGAATTAATGGAAAAAGAGATGACGGCTTATTCAGAAGGGGTGGAATTAGCTCTTATCACCACTCCAGATAGCCTTTTAGCCGAGGAGTTTGAGCAAATGATTACTAAGGATGAAAGTCAATATCCTATCCGTCACGCCTTGATTCCCCCTGTAATTGGCACCCACTTGGGCTGTAATAGTGTCGCTTTTTGTGTACTCCCCAAAGTTGAAAATTTTAAGTTATAATATAAGCAAAGCTTAAATAAGGAGGTTGTTTAAATGAAAGCAGCAATTTTAACCGATTCTACGGCGACACTCAATGATCGCTTGCTTAATCATCCTGATATTTATTATGTTTCTTTACAGCTCCATTTTTCCTCAGGGGAGACTTTTATTGAGACTGAAGACCGTAGCATCTTACCGGAATTTTATCATCGCTTGAAAAATGCCAAAGAGCTACCTAAGACTTCTCAACCCCGCCCCCAAGACTTCTATGCCATTTATGAAGAATTAGTGGATAAAGGTTATGATACCGTCTTCTTTATTCCCTTGAGTGCTGTGTTAAGTGGTACTAGCCAGACCGGACAATCGGTAGCTAGTGAATTTGAAGACCAAATTAAAACTTATGTGATTGATACTGGTCGGGCAGCAACGCCTCTCCGTTACCTGGTGAGTCAGGCTTTAGATTTAGTGGAAGCTGGGGCTGAGCCTGAAGAAGTGGTGGCTAAGATTAAATGGTTAAATGCACACACGACCAT
This genomic stretch from Aerococcus mictus harbors:
- a CDS encoding DegV family protein; translated protein: MKAAILTDSTATLNDRLLNHPDIYYVSLQLHFSSGETFIETEDRSILPEFYHRLKNAKELPKTSQPRPQDFYAIYEELVDKGYDTVFFIPLSAVLSGTSQTGQSVASEFEDQIKTYVIDTGRAATPLRYLVSQALDLVEAGAEPEEVVAKIKWLNAHTTIWALVGDINNLVKGGRASRAQGLLGSLLKIVPLIEFDQEGNISVLAKVRTKRKALMKLADAFIEEAKKYSQGYKGTIAHADDESGAKELADLIREKLPDIEIEFDWLTPVVGTHGGTGTLATAVLPSLKNYLLTK
- a CDS encoding DegV family protein — encoded protein: MKTAIITDSTAALPESLAKHPDVYQVYLQINLADGSTMTDTSDRDQVTAYYHSLASMKTLPRTSQPSMGEVVQVMDDLVAKGYDEVLIMTFPSALSGTFQNCQSVAQDYQDRLSVYLMDTRQTSIPLAYLVEVALNLIEAGNLSLAEIVVLLNHLDEAMVIYVIVGNLDNLVKGGRASKGMALLGNLLKIFPIVRIERNGALEMVEKVRTQKKALKRMEELMEKEMTAYSEGVELALITTPDSLLAEEFEQMITKDESQYPIRHALIPPVIGTHLGCNSVAFCVLPKVENFKL